Proteins from one Sarcophilus harrisii chromosome 2, mSarHar1.11, whole genome shotgun sequence genomic window:
- the CIAPIN1 gene encoding anamorsin — protein sequence MAEYGILTGQRVAVIWDRSSPLEALKSLVDKLQKLAGDESHVSVENINQLLQSAHKESTFDVVLSGLVPGSTILHSTEILAEIARILRPGGQVLLKEPVETTSIHENKVKTAAKLCSILKLSGLVEVKELQKESLTPEEVQSVQEHLGYQSDSLVSVQVIGKKPNFEVGSSTQLKLSFPKKSAISEKPAVDPNAAKLWTLSANDMNDDGMDLIDSDELLDPEDLKKPDPASLRTASCGEGAKRKACKNCTCGLAEELEQEKMKEQKRSQPKSACGNCYLGDAFRCASCPYLGMPAFKPGEKIILNEKNLHDA from the exons ATGGCAGAGTATGGAATCTTAACTGGTCAGCGTGTGGCAGTGATCTGGGATAGGTCATCTCCGTTGGAGGCTCTGAAAAGTCTGGTGGATAAACTACAGAAACTGGCTGGTGATGAGAGTCACGTGTCTGTGGAAAACATCAACCAACTGTTACAAT ctGCTCACAAAGAATCCACCTTCGATGTTGTTCTCTCGGGTCTGGTTCCAGGAAGTACAATATTGCATAGTACTGAAATTTTGGCAGAAATTGCTAGGATCCTTCGACCAGGTGGGCAAGTCCTTCTGAAGGAGCCAGTGGAGACAACCTCAA TTCATGAAAACAAAGTGAAGACAGCAGCTAAATTATGCTCAATCCTGAAACTTTCTGGGCTTGTGGAAGTAAAGGAG ttGCAAAAAGAATCCTTAACCCCAGAGGAGGTACAATCAGTACAAGAGCACTTGGGTTACCAGAGTGACAGCTTGGTCTCTGTTCAAGTCATAGGCAAAAAACCAAACTTTGAAGTAGGCTCTTCTACCCAGCTTAAGCTTTCCTTCCCCAAGAAGTCTGCCATATCAG agaaacctgCTGTGGATCCTAATGCTGCCAAACTGTGGACGCTTTCAGCCAATGATATGAATGATGATGGCATG GATCTCATTGATTCCGATGAACTCTTGGATCCAGAGGATTTGAAGAAGCCAGATCCAGCTTCCCTACGAACTGCTTCATGTGGAGAAGGGGCAAAAAGGAAAGCCTGTAAAAATTG CACGTGTGGCTTAGCAGAAGAACTGGAacaggagaaaatgaaggagCAGAAGAGATCCCAACCCAAGTCAGCTTGTGgaaat TGTTATTTAGGTGATGCCTTCCGCTGTGCCAGCTGCCCCTACCTTGGGATGCCAGCCTTTAAACCTGGagagaaaatcattttgaatgaaaaaaatcttcacGATGCCTAA
- the COQ9 gene encoding ubiquinone biosynthesis protein COQ9, mitochondrial has translation MAAAVSGFLRRTGWRFLRLQCRPVTRCQLSPMPRAFHASALALKSSDEQKYQPPPASSQQHSESQGTEEPNPESFRSNPRYTDQGGEEDEDHESEEQLQHRILTAALEFVPAHGWTSEAIAEGAQTLGLSSAAAGMFGNDGSELILHFVTQCNAKLNRVMEKEQKLVQLGQAEKRKTDQFLRDAVETRLRMLIPYVEHWPRALSILVLPHNIPASLNLLTSMVDDMWHYAGDQSTDINWYTRRAVLAGIYNTTELVMMQDSSPDFEDTWRFLENRISDAMNMGHTAKQVKSTGEALVQGMMGAAVTLKNLTGLNQRR, from the exons ATGGCGGCGGCGGTGTCTGGGTTCCTCCGTCGGACAGGCTGGAGGTTCCTGAGGCTGCAATGCCGGCCCG TGACCAGATGTCAGCTGTCTCCGATGCCACGGGCCTTCCATGCTTCAGCTTTGGCATTGAAATCTTCAGATGAACAAAAGTACCAGCCCCCACCCGCTTCCTCTCAACAGCACTCTGAATCACAGGGAACAGAAGAGCCCAATCCAGAATCTTTTCGCTCAAATCCCAG GTACACAGATCAGGGTGGTGAGGAAGATGAGGACCATGAAAGCGAGGAGCAGCTGCAACATCGGATCCTGACTGCAGCTTTGGAGTTTGTGCCTGCTCATGGgtggacctcagaagccattgcAGAAGGAGCTCAG ACCCTGGGTCTCTCTAGTGCAgcagctggcatgtttggaaatGATGGCAGTGAACTGATCCTGCATTTTGTGACACAGTGCAATGCTAAACTCAACCGTGTGATGGAAAAGGAGCAAAAACTTGTGCAGTTGGGTCAGGCAGA gAAGAGGAAGACAGACCAGTTCCTGAGGGATGCAGTGGAAACCAGACTGAGAATGCTGATCCCATATGTTGAACATTGGCCTCGG gcTCTCAGCATACTTGTGCTCCCTCATAACATCCCAGCCAGCCTAAACCTCCTCACCAGCATGGTGGATGACATGTGGCACTATGCAGGAGATCAGTCCACTGAC ATTAACTGGTACACACGTCGAGCAGTGCTTGCTGGCATCTATAACACTACAGAACTAGTGATGATGCAGGACTCATCTCCTGACTTTGAAGACACTTGGCGCTTCCTTGAAAACAGGATCAGTGATGCCATGAACATGGGACATACAGCCAAACAG gTCAAATCTACTGGAGAAGCACTTGTCCAAGGAATGATGGGAGCAGCTGTGACG CTCAAGAACTTGACAGGCCTAAATCAGCGTCgatga